The sequence ACTTCTCCAAAAAGTAACGCAAGTTATTTAGCCATCGGAAAAGCGCAACAAGTAGTAAAACAAACTGGCGACTTATCGGTTCCGATACATCTGAGAAATGCGCCAACTAAATTAATGAAAGAATTAGGTTACGGCGAAGATTATAAATATTCACACGATTATCCTGGGAATTTTGCTTATCAGGAATTTTTACCCGACGAATTGAGTAATGTTCCGTTTTACGAACCTGGTGAAAACACAAGAGAAAAACAAACACAAGATTTCTTACGTCAACGTTGGCAAGGAAAATATAATTATTAAAAAAGCACTTCTTTCGAAGTGCTTTTTTAGCAATTAGTTAATTTTTAGACGTCCAATTGTTGAATATTTAAAAATATTCTGAAGCGCATCCATATACGATTTACTATGTAATTTCAAGCGGCTTTTTCCACTATTATTAAAAACGATATTGCCTTTACAATCTTTAAGTACAAAAGTTAATTCAGTTGACAAACTTCCTTTACCTCTTGTTAATTCACCAACATATTCAGCACATGGATCTAAACGAACTTCTTGAGGCATCTCATTATCAAAATAAACAATATAACCTAAGTTTTCTAATTTTTGCTTTAAAGCTGTATTCAATCTATATTCGTTAGGTTCTGACTGAAAATCGTATGTTCTTTTCAAATTGATAAATTTCACATCTTGTTTTTGAGCACTCATTCCTAGAGAAAAAAGCGCTATAAATAGCAATATTATTTTTTTCATTTTTATAAAATATTTTTTAATTGAATTAATTCATTAATAGTAACAAATTCTTGTTCGACGTTAGTTTTAAATTCATCAAACCAAACAACCTGAAGTCCAGCATTTAAAGCTCCGTTTATATCTGCATCTAAATTATCACCAATCATCAAACTTTGTTCGGCAAAAACTTTTGCAAGATTTAAAGCGTAATTAAAAATTTCAGGATCTGGTTTTTTAACGCCTGCTAATTCTGAATTTGTAACTGTACAAAAATATTGATTTAGATTGGCATTTTTTAATTTTAATTCTTGAACTTTATCAGGTCCATTTGTAATAATATGCAAATTATATTTAGACTTTAAGTAAGATAAAGTTTCATGAGCGCCTTCGAAAACATGGTTGTAATTGGGTAAATTTTCGATAAACAAATCGGCAATCTGATAGATAATTTCATCTGACGGTTGCATATTTACCATCTTAAAAGTATCAGCCAAACGTGCATAACGTAAATACTCATGCGTAATTTCTTTTTTAGTCATTTTATCCCAATAATAATCGTTAATTGGTTTAAAATGCTTCATAAAATCAGAATGTACATCCAAATTCAAATCTTCGAAAATCTGAAGGAAAGTTAATTCAGAATTCTTCTCGAAGTCATAAATCGTATGATCTAAATCAAAGAAAATATCGGTTATTTTTTCAAAATCTTTCACTATTTTCCTTTTACAATTACAGCATTATCAATATGATAAATCCAATCTTCGATATCTTTATCGTTAAAACGGAAATTCCCTTCGATTGTAACATATTGATCGGTTTTTAATTTTGGAGTCGGCCCTTTAAATTTCAACCCCATAATCGTTTCAGGCCCAGCATTTCCACAGAAAAAACATTGTGCAAAAACATTCTTACTTAATGCATAAGTTTTATTATCGATAGGTACAATAAAACCTTTAGCAACAATTTTCTTCCCTTGTTTA comes from Flavobacterium sp. I3-2 and encodes:
- a CDS encoding YjjG family noncanonical pyrimidine nucleotidase gives rise to the protein MKDFEKITDIFFDLDHTIYDFEKNSELTFLQIFEDLNLDVHSDFMKHFKPINDYYWDKMTKKEITHEYLRYARLADTFKMVNMQPSDEIIYQIADLFIENLPNYNHVFEGAHETLSYLKSKYNLHIITNGPDKVQELKLKNANLNQYFCTVTNSELAGVKKPDPEIFNYALNLAKVFAEQSLMIGDNLDADINGALNAGLQVVWFDEFKTNVEQEFVTINELIQLKNIL